In Oscillatoria sp. FACHB-1407, the sequence CACTGGGTGCGAGAGACGATTCTTGATTTGAGGTTTCTTCAGCCACGATCGACAGCCTCCTTCGTGCGAGTTTCTTCTAATGCGGGAGAAACAGGTAGACCCATTGCCTCCATCAGTTCTTTGGGAGGTGCCTGACGAGTTTCGGACTGTAAGTATTTGCCTGTCAGAATGTCTGGGGTGGGGGTCAGCTTGTGCGATCGCGTGTAATACCGATGCGTTTGTCCAAACGAGCCACGTTCTTGAACAGCCTCATTCGAAATTTTCTTCCGCAACTTGACAATGGCATCAATGATGGCTTCTGGGCGAGGGGGACAACCGGGAATGTAGACATCAACCGGGATTAGTTTGTCTACCCCACGTACAGCAGTTGGGGAATCTGAGCTAAACATACCGCCTGTAATGGTGCAGGCTCCCATTGCAATAACGTATTTCGGATCCGGCATCTGCTCATACAACCGCACCAGAGCTGGAGCCATTTTCATGGTGATCGTGCCTGCGGTGATGATTAGATCAGCTTGACGAGGGCTGGATCGGGGAATCAGACCAAAGCGATCGAAGTCAAAGCGAGAGCCGATCAGGGCTGCAAACTCAATGAAGCAGCAGGCAGTTCCATACAACAGAGGCCAGAGGCTGGAGAGACGTGCCCAGTTATGCAAGTCATCAACGGTTGTCAGGATGACGTTTTCTGACAAATCTTGAGTGACCTCAGGTCGCCCTATTGGACTAATAATGCCATCTTGAGTAACGGGGTTCATGACCATTCCAAGGCTCCTTTCCGCCAAGCGTAAACAAGACCGACGACCAAAATTGCGATAAAGATCAGGGCTTCAATAAACGCCAACAACCCCAACTGGTTGAAGGCAACTGCCCAGGGATAAAGAAACACGGTTTCTACGTCGAAGATGACGAAAACCAGAGCAAACATATAGTAGCGAATGTTGAACTGAATCCAAGCCCCGCCAATGGGTTCCATTCCCG encodes:
- a CDS encoding NADH dehydrogenase subunit K, translated to MNPVTQDGIISPIGRPEVTQDLSENVILTTVDDLHNWARLSSLWPLLYGTACCFIEFAALIGSRFDFDRFGLIPRSSPRQADLIITAGTITMKMAPALVRLYEQMPDPKYVIAMGACTITGGMFSSDSPTAVRGVDKLIPVDVYIPGCPPRPEAIIDAIVKLRKKISNEAVQERGSFGQTHRYYTRSHKLTPTPDILTGKYLQSETRQAPPKELMEAMGLPVSPALEETRTKEAVDRG
- the ndhC gene encoding photosynthetic/respiratory NAD(P)H-quinone oxidoreductase subunit C; amino-acid sequence: MFVLSGYEYLLGFLLICALVPVLALGTAYLLSPHRKGVERRLTYESGMEPIGGAWIQFNIRYYMFALVFVIFDVETVFLYPWAVAFNQLGLLAFIEALIFIAILVVGLVYAWRKGALEWS